CCTATAAAAGGTGCCCCCTTCTCAGttttgaaatgagaaaaaaaatatggagTCTTCCTATCTTCAAAAATTCTATCCCATcttcaaaaattctctctcttcgtgctctctctctctttcattcaTTTTATTGATTGGGCTGAGGATGAAGTTGATCAGCATCCATTCAAGATTGTGCCACCGACAAGCATTGGAGTGCTTGGCTTCCGGATTGTATCTTGAAGGAGGGTGTGCGGCTCAGATTTTCGTAAGAAAAGGGACTGGAATCACCTTTAGGACAATGGTTTATCTGCCTCCCGAActaggttctattttttttttatcacatcATATTTAATTGTATCACACAcatcacaaaaaatatatatatattttaatatatatatatattttgattggtatcaaaattacaaataattttttttaacttatttcatcattttttttttcatcttatgCTTACTCTTCaatacaaatttttttaattagttcatttttctgtgctttcaaTTTTTCCTGTGGttacattatatatattatttcatatattatcaataacatgtgtgtgtatgcatgtatatatgtacaatgtatgtatgtatatacatatatatatatatatatatatatataatacatatgcaTGTGCATGTGTATGTGCGCGCACACACATAAAGCAAATAAAAGTTTTCAAAATCAAGTGTTTTCGTTCGCCTTGTCGGAAATCGACTTCTTAATTTCCAAGTTAACACAAATAAGTGGCTAAACTGAGTTGAGTGGCTGAAAACTCAAACTTGATTCGACTCAAAATACTCGGTCTAAAATTCGATTCACAATCGACTGAAGCTTAATATTCCAAGCTCCAACTAGGCTCGATAAAAAATAGTCAAAATTCGTAATCGACTCGACTCGATTCGAATATCAGCTGAaccatatttaaattttaaatcgaaTCTTAatttactaataatatatatattaatatatattataaataaaattaattttattaatatatataaattcaaatagGCTTACGAGCTTTCGAGCCGAATATCTTGCTACAGTATATATAAATTCTAGTTGGAATAAAAAGAACATGGATTGGAGTTGTACAGCATGGTGTTTTAGATAGACCAGGGAGACTTTGATGAAGTAGGACTAGTTGGGTTACAGAATGGAGTTATAGTATAGTTTAGATAAAGGACTTTTGACTTTATTGGTATTAGGTTTTCTTATTTAAATAGGAATCTTGGTCTCTATGTTGGAGCATGGGTGATCTGATAAAAAAGTAAAAAGCTTCAACTGATTGGATTagggatgcaaacaagttgagccgacttgagtttgactcaagtctAAGCTTAGCTCGACTCGATTATTATCGAATTTGAGTAGCTCAAATAGTTTTTTAAGTCAAACTCGAATAGCGAGATACTTGACTCGAAAGCTCACGAGACTActcgaatttatatatatttttaataatattatatatatatatatatatattattagtagactAAGGTTCGAGCTCGATCTTGAGCTCAAGTTAGTTCGGTTAATATTCGAGTCAAGTCGAGTCAAGTCGATCTTGAGttttatctatttttcattgagtcgaGCTCAAATTTAAGATATTAAGACATGATCGATCTCGAGTCAAATTTTAAGTCTGAATATTTTGAGTCGAGTCAAGTAGAGTTTTCAACTACTTGACTCGACTCAACTCAATTACACTCCTAGATTGGATAGCATCTTGTACATGGTTCATCACATGGAAATTACATTATGGGAGTTTTCAATAGATCTTTCTATTTCACTGTTGGATATTTTatttactgattctaattttttattgatgtaTTTATTCTTATGTGGTTTAATTTTtccaatttatccaaaaaaaaaaaaaaaagtagagagcTTTCATCTTATATGCATGGTGGTTTAGGAGTTTGAGTCCTGGTAGATTCATGTTATGTGCTAAATAAAAGCAAGTTGCTATGCCATTAGGTGTGCGTGGGTTTTTACATTTGGAGACTTGATAGGTGTCCTCGTAGTGGAGAAGCATCCCTAGTCGAGTCTTGGGGAAACAGCACATGTGAGCCGTTCTTGGGATACAAGTCGAGAACTTCGGTCCGGCTTCTACTATTAGGTAGCGTACAGATTTCCACGTGCAAGGGGTGGTATAAGGTAAAAAATTGCGAACTAGACCTGGTCCACTTAATAATTTCCAGAAAAAGCGTTCATTTCACTTAGCAATCATCCGCTGAACCTTCTTTGATTAAGATTCTCTCCATTCTGGTCTGCGCTCGACCATCTGATCGTGGGATGGTTATGATGACTCGTGAGCTACACCATCATACTTGGAGACCAAGATTGAGAGAATCCTGTCTCGACTTCTTTTGATAGTTATCTCCACatattatttcacttgcattgagATATGTTGCTCCAACTTTAATGTCTCCCTGTATCGTTATCATAGCCATCATCTATCAATCAACCAAAACTATGAGCATTCATGGCATTGATAGACATCCATAGGGATCACTGTCGTGcctgaacatgttcaaaacaaatcaAAATCCCACAACTAAACAAAGATAACAACATTGTTCCCAAAAAatacaaagaaagaaagataacCACAGAAAGAATGGCGGTTCAACCAGAGCCACCTCTCAATATAATCCATCCAAAAACAAATTACTCAGTCCCCGGATTTCCACAGCCTGTAAATATAATCCAAAAACAAATTACTCATGCTTGATGGTAAGATGGTTACAACCCACAGGAAAGAATGTAACCCAGCCTTAGATGGAGGCCAGGAAGAATGGCTTCAATGAGTTCCACGAGCACCAAGGGGGCCAATTAGCTAAGTTTTGGGTCGGTTTGCCTAGCGGCAAGGTGGGGGGATTTGGGTCCCGCTGAAGCTTGCTTTGACGTTCATGCACGAGGCAGTGGCCGGAAGCTGGCCAACGTACTTGAGGTTGACGTCTTGGAGATTGACGTTCTTGCATGGCACTCCTCTGCTGCACCTGAGGGTCACCGCCACCGGAGTCGTCGACGTCCCTCTTATGTTCCGGAAGAAGATGTCACTCAGAATCACCCCAGATGGTGCCTGCATTCAATCACATACACTCATTGCTATTGTTTTTGTGTgttgattttaatttatttttcttaggGTGAACGTTAGGAAAGATTTAGCTAAACTCACTGCTCATATTAGTTTATGTTCTTCTGGCTTAAGATAGGAAACAGCACCAAATCTAAAGTAGGGCAATGTCATAATAGGATTGCATCAGAATGTTCTTGTTAGAGTTCACTGGTAAAGTTTATTCATTGATGATGACTTTGTGCTCTGTCAGAGACCTAAGAACCAGTCCCACCTAATTCAGGATAGAGGAATCAGGGAACACAGGCAGAGGGCTTCTCATATTATTGTGTGCACCAAAAACTTGCCTATGAGTTTCATCTACACGATAAATTAAAACTAAATATCACCAAGAGTTATGAGAACTAAACTACCCTTGCATTGTAGCTTGAGATGCTTTAGCGAGTCTAGGATTTTTGTTTAGTTAGTTATGTCTTTTTTGAAGGAAGACAATTGTAGAGGCATCACCAGTTATTCAAAGAAATGATTTGAGAATTATTAAGATCAGAACATCCGAGGAGCACCTCCTTAGATTTGAAGCTAAAAACTCCTCCAAATGGAGGGTTGCAACCATTCAGTTGAGCCTAATTTGCAAGCTTGAGTGAGTTGAGCTAGCTTGTCTTATTTTCAGGTTTCTACTTGTTACCCGAGTTTGGTCGCAGATTTAATTTGGGCTTCCAAACCAAGCTCAAACATAAAACTAGGTAAAATGAACTAGAGAACTAGGGCATGCTTTGTTTTGGTCATGATTGATTTAGTACTTTGCACAATTTTATTGTCAAACTAAGTAATGCCTTCTTCTGTAGCAGGGAAAGATAAGTAGAGCCTATTCACAGGAGAAACCACAGCGGACCATCTCCTCCAAGCCCTGGCCAAGTTTTGTTGTTTAAATGCATGCATTatcaagctctaagcactatatgCGGAAAAAATATTATATGAGCCCCTCATATTTTTGCATGACATGATTGTGTTAGCTTGCTTACATCTGATGCACAAGAGCTGTAGGGGCAGTACATCTGGTCAAtgatgatgggatttgcaacACTGTTCATGACAATGTTCTCAAAGGTCATGTTAACAGCCTTACTGGTTCCTGGAGAGTTCTCCCATGTCTTGATCCTTACACCGTTTGAAGTCCCGGCAAGGGTGCTATCTTTGATGACGAGTCCTCGGACGTCCCCTTCATTATGATATCTTCCTAAACTCCCAATGCTGCAATGACCATATAAAATGAAACTGCATCAGCAATATTAGCAGCAGCTGTGGCAGCACAATTTAGCTCATTTAGCAGTTCTAGACCTTACTTGGGCCACATCTAACCCATAAAAGTcggaaaacaaaaaaaaggaggtACCCTAGTACACGAGGCTCTTACCATTGCGGGGTCTGGTGAGGGTCAAATAGAAGTGCATCGGACATCAGTCTAAACCCAGGATTAATCCAAGGATCTGTTCTCATTtggattggatcaaaaatttcaatCAGAACATAACAATATTGTAGCAGGAGAACTTCAAGAGGACTTGCCTGATCCCATGCCCTGGTCCACAACTGATGCCACTCAGTAATACTTGTGAGTTACCATGTCCAATGGAGATACAATCATCACCAGTTCCGATCACCGAGTTATATATAGTTACGCCTCTGCTCCGTTCAATGTGAATTCCGTCGGTGTTGGGGCTGTTTGAAGGGGCGGTGATCTGGATATTTTTGCCCCAGAAGTTCTTGCAGCCAACCAGAGCTATGTGGAAAAACTTGATTTGATGTTCTGTACCAGAGTGTTTGATGTGACAACGAACTTGACCGACTGAAATGCTCAAGATAATCACCAAAATGACAATTAAGCATGTTTAGATGATAAGCTGAATAGCAAATTTGGACTATAGAGCTTCTACAGTTTTTACAACATCTGTGATCTTAATGATGCTGGCAATTATGAGTATTGATAGCTAGCTGCTATAACTTCATGCTACAATGCTTGTCTTAGAAAAATACTTCACCCTAAAATGCAGAGGGCAAGTGTTACATCTAAAAGACAACGGTTGGACAAATTTTGCTACTGCAGTTTGGGTAGCAACATGAAAGTACTACTCTAGTCTAGAATATTCATTAATCTAAGCCTATATAGAGTTATTCATTCTTCCTTGATGCGGACAAAAAAAAATCTGGCACTGCCATTATTCCACTGTGAAACTTTTGGTGAAGTAGCTACTAGCTGGGAAATACTAATTGCCTTATGCAGTGAGCTAGTTTTAAAGCTCTAAAATGCACCAGTATGTGATTGGCTTGATTTCATACATTATTTCTACTTTTGTGCAAAATTGTCAAATTAGAAAGGACGTGTACGTGGTAACTATATATACTCGAGTTGCAAGTATTAGATCTACCGTAGAGAGCATAAAGGATAAATGAGGCTTGAGAGTTTACAGTGGGGAGGACTTTGCAATGTTTATTTGTAGGGCACTTGTTATAGGGCCATGATACAGCTCCTTGGCCATCGAAGGTCCCTCCTCCGGTCAATATCAACATATCCACCCAATCACCTGTGACATACTGGCTCAAATCTGTTGTTCCCTTCAAGTATCCCTGTATGCACCACACAATGCTTAATCAAAATTAATAGCCAAAAAATAATTGGAGATTAAATTGCTCGGTTATCACTATGCTAATCAAACTATCAgcaaatttataaagatgcattaAGTTGTTGGGCAATCAGGCAAGCTAAAGTAGATATGATCTGCTTCTGAAGTCTTAATGTGATCATCATATGCCAACAAGATTTAATCAGACATAGCACCAAATGTTCCATCATTTTTGAATTCACTAATCTTAATCAAGTTCTAATACGTGACTTGCCTTCATATTCACTGTAAGGGAGTGAACATTTTTGCAAGGACCAGCAAACTTAGTAGGGCCAATAAGATAAGTTCCTGCAGGTATCTGAAGCTTGACCACACCAACTGCTGCGCATGCTGCCTTCCATGCGGCCATGAATGCCTGAGTTGGATGGAGGtaaaaacaaagagaagaaggcaCAATTAGAACCACCATATTTACACTCCATGAGCTCATAGCTCGATGAGAAGTTGTTCTGAGTCGTACCTTAGCTAATTGATTAAAAGCCAGCTTACCCATCACCAACAAGGAAACAATTAGCACAGCAAGAACAAATCCTAGATTTAAACATTGCTACCTTGCTTTTGATGTTCTAAGACTACCTTTGATGCAATGTTTCTCACTTTAGAATTAAGGACAGTATATTATCTCCAAACAAAAAGTTTTGAAGCATTGTAGTTTATTAAAAAAGCCATTATGTCTTTAAAACAAAAATAAATGACAACAACCGTAACATTTGGAAGATAGATTTCTATGTGATGATCAGTTTCTGAAGTCCATTCAATAGATGGCTGAGATCACATTATCTTCTCGTTATGTTGGATCATGAAGGAAGGTTCAGCTTCAATTTAAATTGGCCTCCCGGCATGCAGAACAAAATACTTCCAAAAAGAATCAAGCAAAAGAAAAACTTAAAcgttagttattttaattttattattcaaaaaaaaaaaaggatgagagaagagttgaagggagaagaaaagaaagagtaaaAAACATGGATCATGATCGAATCATAACTCAGAAACAGCAATTGTATTAAAAACAAAGAACAAAAGATCTACCAAGCACATATTGCGAGAAAATACTATAGAAAAGCAGATGAGACAAAGTCATGCAACTAAATCAATCCGAAAACTAAACGTAAGCAAGATTATTAACAAACTCATTACAGTTAAACATTCATGATTCTAgcaattttcctttttttttttttctttagagcgagagagagagacaggattTAGACCTTGCTATCATCAGTAATGCCATTGGCTCGGGCACTATAATCCAGAACGTTGAAGTTCCGGTAGCTTAATGATTTGTGGGTTTCGGCATTGCCAATGGAGTAACATATCAACGAAAGCAAGAACAAAAGCTTCATTTATTTGTGTTGCTGCttccttgctctctttctttattttcctttttcctttccttctAAATGAGTTGTGGGCTTAAACATAGGGAAGGGATGGGTCCCAGTTTGAGTTTTTTCAACTGTTTCCATAGGTTGTTTCCATTTGAGTTTTTTCAACTGTTTCCATAGGTTGTTTCCACCCGCTTGTTGAGGCATCTGTCCTATTTTAGCACATGGCTCTCCTACATTTGAATCAAAGTTCTCAGAAATGACAGAGGACAACATTTTATGGACTTCTAGCTCAAGTGGACTCAAAAGgtattcgagtcgactcgaatcctATCCAAATCAGCTCAAAACCTAACGATTAGCTCTGCAGAATTTTTTAAATAGTTCAGAAATATTTTCAACGACTCTATTTTGAATTCTAacagtcaaaaataaaattttaaactttcAAACAATGTTAAACATCCACCAAACTCATTGAAGATTATCAACACAtaagagaattaaaaaaaaagtgaGAGATAACAAGAAAAGATTAGAAGTACTGAGCAGTGTGAATCCATTCCTTAACCACCTCAAACATTAAATCAAAAGAGCCTTTCAACAAAAAGGCAAGCTCCACCTCTAAAAGGCTTCATCAAAAAGAGATTCTTCGAACTTTATCTTTGCCCAAAGAACTTTTGTAATTTTATTGTCATTGTTTCTATCTTTCTGCTATAACTAACTTCAATTGAAAATTGAAGCTAGGAGATAAACTCATCCAAATCTTATAATTGAATTGTGAGCTAAAAATTTACTTGGGTTAGATTTTGGTTAGTGATCCTGTGCAAAACAAATTGGATTTTGAATTGTATCTAAAAAACTATCCAACCGTAATCTTGGATAGATTATAatgaaaattctcaaaaaaattttggagagtggacgtaaatCCTCAGAtataccgaaccattataaaatttatgatgtttATGTATTGCTTACCTCTTCTATTGCTTTCTATTTCTTCATATCTTAGCTTACTTAATTGCATT
Above is a genomic segment from Elaeis guineensis isolate ETL-2024a chromosome 1, EG11, whole genome shotgun sequence containing:
- the LOC105036763 gene encoding LOW QUALITY PROTEIN: exopolygalacturonase (The sequence of the model RefSeq protein was modified relative to this genomic sequence to represent the inferred CDS: inserted 1 base in 1 codon) → MKLLFLLSLICYSIGNAETHKSLSYRNFNVLDYSARANGITDDSKAFMAAWKAACAAVGVVKLQIPAGTYLIGPTKFAGPCKNVHSLTVNMKGYLKGTTDLSQYVTGDWVDMLILTGGGTFDGQGAVSWPYNKCPTNKHCKVLPTSVKFVVTSNTLVQNIKXKFFHIALVGCKNFWGKNIQITAPSNSPNTDGIHIERSRGVTIYNSVIGTGDDCISIGHGNSQVLLSGISCGPGHGISIGSLGRYHNEGDVRGLVIKDSTLAGTSNGVRIKTWENSPGTSKAVNMTFENIVMNSVANPIIIDQMYCPYSSCASDAPSGVILSDIFFRNIRGTSTTPVAVTLRCSRGVPCKNVNLQDVNLKYVGQLPATASCMNVKASFSGTQIPPPCR